One window from the genome of Haemorhous mexicanus isolate bHaeMex1 chromosome 22, bHaeMex1.pri, whole genome shotgun sequence encodes:
- the PHF12 gene encoding PHD finger protein 12 gives MWEKMETKTIVYDLDTSGGLMEQIQALLAPPKSEDGEKKSRRPEKEPRRSGRATNHDSCDSCKEGGDLLCCDHCPAAFHLQCCNPPLSEEMLPPGEWMCHRCTVRRKKREQKKELGQVNGLVDKSGKRTTSPTSDADLLDRSSSSIRANAHARILERRASRPGTPTSNASTETPNSEQNDVDEDIIDVDDDSAIAEMDCGQPQLKRPFELLIAAAMERNPTQFQLPNELTCTTALPGTSKRRRKEETTGKNVKKAQHELDHNGLVPLPVKVCFTCNRSCRVAPLIQCDYCPLLFHMDCLEPPLTAMPLGRWMCPNHIEHVVLNQKNLTLSNRCRVFDRFQDTISQHVVKVDFLNRIHKKHPPNRRVLQSVKRKGLKVPDAIKSQYRLPPPLLAPAAIRDGELICNGIPEEPLQKHLLNTEHLASQTEQQEWLCSVVALQCSILKHLSAKQMTLLWDSEQTEKADIKPVIVADGSLANPYQAADKAPTPSLYSMSSCTSGITTQNSLSSSQSQQTLSQEDVNCSSCIDKSKKASSCGTSNGPTASDIKVNGPHFYGVSSESSAQLTDSQRLTGSGNTIPVLSHRQTWPRPLTPPASCGLLNHTIGTIVKTENVAGSVSCAQRGSAPVTSLPTSISSSCASLETTSTLQRKNVQTQIGPPLTAELRAGGSPLSATRALTPPQAAGDGISAVGSTNRFSSPAPPSDGKVSPSTLSIGSALTLPSSLTSNSAAMLDFTGSLKAFMDGEIEINMLDEQLIKFLALQRIHQLFPPKAQSLASSVNSHQQSPVGNHIEAQRKEVQARAVFYPLMGLGGAVNMCYRTLYIGTGADMDVCLTSYGHCNYVSGKHACIFYDENTKHYELLNYSEHGTTVDNVLYSCDFSEKMTPTPPSSIVAKVQSVIKRHKSRKQEEEAHEEAAVMNSQAQGQHRKPCNCKASSSSLIGGSGAGWEGTALLHHGSYIKLGCLQFVFSITEFATKQPKGDTALVQDMDLEEKLSLKPHQVPVLRSNSVP, from the exons CAACCCTCCGCTCAGCGAGGAGATGCTGCCTCCGGGGGAGTGGATGTGCCACCGCTGCACCGTGCGCCGCAAG AAGCGAGAACAGAAGAAAGAGCTGGGGCAGGTAAATGGATTGGTGGACAAATCTGGGAAAAGGACCACCTCCCCCACCAGTGACGCAGACCTGTTGGACAGGTCTAGCAGCAGCATCAGGGCTAATGCGCATGCCAGGATCTTGGAAAGGAGAGCGAGCCGGCCTGGCACTCCCACATCCAATGCCAGCACCGAGACCCCCAACTCAGAACAGAATGATGTCGATGAGGACATAATTGACGTGGATGATGACTCTGCCATTGCAGAAATGGActgtgggcagccccagctgaagCGACCCTTTGAGCTTCTTATTGCTGCTGCCATGGAAAGGAACCCAACGCAGTTCCAGCTGCCGAATGAACTGACCTGCACCACAGCACTTCCAG GTACTAGtaagaggaggagaaaggaagaaaccACAGGAAAGAATGTCAAGAAAGCACAACACGAGTTAGACCACAATGGTTTGGTTCCTTTGCCAGTGAAGGTCTGCTTCACATGCAACAG GAGTTGCAGAGTGGCACCTCTAATCCAGTGTGATTATTGCCCACTCCTGTTCCACATGGATTGTCTGGAGCCACCGCTTACTGCCATGCCTCTGGGTAGATGGATGTGCCCAAATCACATAGAACACGTGGTG CTGAACCAGAAGAACTTGACCCTGAGTAATCGGTGCCGAGTATTTGACCGGTTCCAGGACACCATATCTCAGCACGTTGTCAAAGTGGATTTCTTAAACCGAATCCATAAGAAACACCCTCCGAATCGCAGAGTTCTTCAGTCAGTGAAGAGGAAAGGTCTGAAG GTTCCTGATGCTATAAAGTCCCAATACCGGCTTCCACCCCCGTTACTCGCGCCTGCAGCAATTAGAGATGGCGAGCTGATCTGTAACGGGATCCCTGAGGAACCCTTGCAGAAGCACCTTTTGAACACTGAGCACTTAGCCAGCCAGACAGAACAACAGGAG tGGCTCTGTAGTGTTGTTGCGCTCCAGTGCAGCATATTGAAACATTTATCTGCTAAGCAGATGACTTTGCTTTGGGACTCTGAACAAACAGAGAAGGCTGATATTAAGCCTGTTATTGTGGCAGATGGCTCACTCGCCAACCCTTACCAGGCAGCTGACAAGGCACCCACACCTTCCCTCTATTCCATGTCATCCTGCACCTCAGGGATTACCACCCAGAATTCCTTGAGCTCCTCGCAATCCCAGCAGACTTTGTCACAGGAAGATGTTAACTGCAGCTCTTGTATAGATAAATCCAAGAAGGCCTCTTCTTGCGGGACTTCGAACGGGCCGACAGCCTCTGACATTAAAGTGAACGGGCCTCATTTCTATGGCGTTTCATCCGAATCCTCAGCACAGTTGACTGACTCCCAGCGGCTCACGGGCTCTGGGAACACAATTCCTGTTTTGTCTCATCGGCAAACGTGGCCTCGGCCCCTCACGCCCCCAGCGAGTTGCGGACTTCTGAATCACACCATTGGAACCATTGTCAAAACGGAGAACGTAGCAGGATCCGTTTCTTGTGCACAAAGGGGATCTGCGCCGGTCACGAGTTTGCCTACGTCCATCTCgagctcctgtgccagcctggagacCACCAGCACTTTGCAAAGGAAGAATGTGCAGACGCAGATCGGGCCGCCGCTGACGGCAGAGCTGCGGGCCGGGGGCTCCCCGCTCAGTGCCACCCGGGCTCTcacccctccccaggctgcaggagatggCATCTCAGCTGTTGGGTCCACAAACAGATTCTCTTCACCAGCACCACCTTCAG ATGGTAAGGTCAGTCCCAGCACCTTATCCATAGGAAGCGCTTTAACTCTACCCTCATCACTCACTTCAAACTCTGCAGCTATGTTGGACTTCACTGGTTCCCTGAAAGCATTTATGGACGGGG AGATTGAGATAAATATGCTGGATGAGCAGCTGATCAAGTTTCTGGCCTTGCAGAGAATACATCAGCTCTTTCCTCCCAAAGCTCAGTCTCTAGCAAGCAGTGTCAATTCCCATCAGCAGTCTCCTGTGGGAAACCACATTGAAG CGCAAAGAAAGGAAGTGCAAGCCCGGGCGGTGTTCTATCCTCTGATGGGCTTGGGGGGTGCAGTCAATATGTGCTATCGAACCCTCTACATTGGGACAG GAGCTGATATGGATGTGTGCCTTACAAGCTATGGTCACTGTAACTATGTGTCTGGCAAACATGCCTGCATATTCTATGATGAG AATACAAAGCATTACGAGCTGTTGAACTACAGTGAGCATGGGACGACCGTGGACAATGTTCTGTATTCGTGTGACTTCTCGGAGAAGATGacacccactcctcccagcAGTATTGTTGCCAAAGTGCAGAGTGTGATAA aacgacataaaagcagaaaacaggaagAGGAGGCGCACGAAGAAGCTGCTGTGATGAATTCACAGGCACAAGGGCAGCATCGAAAACCCTGTAACTgcaaagccagcagctccagtttgattgggggcagcggggctggctgggagggcaCGGCCCTGCTCCACCACGGCAGTTACATCAAGCTGGGCTGCCTGCAGTTCGTTTTCAGCATCACCGAATTTGCGACCAAACAGCCCAAGGGGGACACTGCCTTAGTACAAGATATGGACTTGGAGGAGAAGCTTTCTCTGAAACCCCACCAGGTGCCCGTGCTGCGGTCCAACTCAGTTCCCTAG